acaaaaATGATTTAGAtccaggaactaaatgtaatatctccaaatttgcagatgacacaaaactgagtgggagggtgagttgtgaggaggatgcagagaggcttcagggtgatttggacaagttgagtgagtggtctaatgcgtggtagatgcagtatcatgtggataaatgtgaggttatccactttggtagcaaaaacaggaaggcagattattatctgaacggctataaactgagagaggggaatatgcagtgagacctgggtgttatcatacacagtcgctgaaggtaagcatgcaggtgcaacaggtggtaaaaaaggcaaatagtatgttggccttcatagcgagatgattcaagtacaggagcagggatcacTTGCTGCAGATACACAGCGCCTTTgtgaggccacatttggaatattgtgggcagtttgcgtatccttatctgaggaatgattttcttgccatagagggagtgcagcaaagttttaccagactgattcctgggatggcgggagtgacgtctgaggagatattgagtcggttaggattatattcgctggagttcagaagagtgagaggggatctcatagtaacttataaaattctagaagggaggatttcagatatctggagcATTGGGATCgcgtcagggacagatgggacctgtacaagaaggacgggttgcatctaaactggaggggcacaaatatcctggctgcgaggttcacGAGCGTCACTCGGCAGGGCTTAAACTAGTGTCACAGGAGGGTGTGAACCAGAgcaggtaaataaggccagtaagactaagaggaaaagcaggcaTGGGGATGTTGCGGGCTGGTGGCCTGAAGTGAATTTGTTTCAATCCGAGaagcataacaggtaaggcagatgaacttagagctgggATCAGTGCTTGCAACTATGATGTTGTTCCTATTTCAGAGACACGGTTgcgagaaggacaggattggcagctaaatattcaagGATTTAGAATCATCAggcgggatacagggggatgtaaaaggagtgggggagttgcattacatgAAAAGGAGAGTATCATAGCTGTACTGCGGGTGGACACCTCGGAggcgtcgtgcagcgaggcaatatgggtggagctcaggaataggcagggtgcagtcacgatgttgggtgttttctacagtcctcccaacagccagcgggaggtcgacAGATACGTGAacagaatttggaaagatgtaaaggtgggTAATTTTAacgtcccctatattgactgggactcacttagtgctgggggcttggatggggaagGATCTctatggagcatccaggagggcttcttgaaacaatatgtagataatccaacgagggatggggccgtactagacctggtattggggaatgagcgcgGTCAGGTGGTCGACtttcaataggggagcatttcgggaacagtgaccataattccatacgttttaaggtacctgtggataaggataagagtagtccttgggtgaaggtgctaaattgggggaaggctaattataataatattaggcaggaactgaggaattcagattgggggcggctgtttaagggtaaatcaacatctgacatgtgggagtctttcaaccaTCAGATgtatagaatccaggaccagcacattcctgtgaggaagaaggatacatttgacaagtttcaggaaccttggataacgcgggatattgtgagcctagtcaaaaggaaaaaggaggCATTCTAAAtatcccacaggaacagactcccatctaaatacctccccaggaacagactcccatcgaaataaccccccgggagcagactcccatctgaataccacccccgcccccccgggAATGACCATACCTCCATCATAAGAACAGAATTAGTGATGTTGACTAATGATTTCAGTTTTccataccattcacaactcctcagatacgaaagcagcccatgtccagatgcagcaagaattggacaacatccaggcttgggtggattcgtgccacacaattgccagaaaatgaccatctcgaacaagagggaatctaacccctTGAAGTTCACTGGCGTCACCATCACTGaattccacactatcaacatcctggtcttaccattaatcagaaactgacCTGATGAACCACATAAATACcaaagcaggtcagaggtggggaatCTTGCAGTGAATAACTCAACTCATgattcctcaatgcctgtccatcatctacaaggcacaaatcaggagtgtgatggaatacactgcacgagcctggatgagagcagatccaacaacacacaagaaactcggcaccacccaggacaaagcagcccttttgACTGGAAGCCCACTTaccacctgcaacattcactctgttcactactgatgtacagtggcaacagtctgtaccatcgacaagaagcattgcagaaactcatcaaggctccttcggcaacagcttccacctaaaagggcaagggcagaacatgtttcccttcaagccacacaccattctgacttggaacgatatcgctgttccttcactgccgctgggtgaaATTCCTGGAACGCACTTCCTAACACGTGTACCTAAACACCAGCACTTCAGCAGGCCAAGAAGGCCACTCACGGGTCACGGATGAATAAAAGAAGCTATTGAGTATGGTTTTAAAGTGTTATGAATTTAATTAAGTGTTATAAAAGATGATAAAGAGTACAATGTTTGCAGTCGATTATAAAAACAATACAAAAGTTCATGAAAGATTACGAAGTGTCATATGTTGTTATAAAGGTGTTTATATTATTATGAAGGATGATAAAGTTGATGAAGTTTCAAAGGATTATAAGGTGTTATAAAGGATGTTGAAAGGTTACCGATCATCATAaatactataacattctattaaaaACTATAATCAATGTGAAAAATTGGTTATAAAGGAGAACAAAGAATTCAGGCTCAGTCTTCACATCATCTTCGGTCTTCTTGGTTTTGTTGTTGTTTATGTTGCTATCCTGGTCGTGAGGGAGACCACCAATGGACAGGGCTGCTGGTGGTGCTTTTCCCTTATGCTTTCCACTGCATCATTGGCTGTGCATGGTGAGCGAGGCTGGAGAACCTCAGACGCTGCCTCCGTCAATTGTGCCGTTGCCATGTGGAACAGCCTCTGCTACCACTTCACATTCATCATGGGGAACAGACCCCTCCCAATCCCAGTCTCAATGATGAAGAGACCCTGCTCCCATACAACTGCTGTGATGTGAAACAGGCACCGCCCAGAATCTCCAGTCACCATGGGGACCAGGCACCGACTCTCTCTTCATTGAGCAGGGCAACAGGCCTCGGTAAATCCCAGTCATCACGGGGAACTCTGCAAAGCTTCATTCCCCCGGCCACCATGGGTAATAGGTCCCCTCCCCACTCAATTTCCACCATGGGAAAGAAGCCCTaccaccacaccccacccactaATAGAACAGGCTCTGCTGCCACTCCATCACAACCATGCCGAGCAGGCCTCACCCCAGcccaccccccgccctcccccgGCTGTATCCATGGGGAATGGACCCTGCTACAAATTCATCATCACTATAGCGACTTCCCACAGCTCCCAATTATCCGTCACACTTGGGAACAGGCTCCGCCCACCCTGAGACGTCACCATGGGGGACAGGCCAAACTGCTTCTTCAACAAGGCGGACAGGGCACTCCCAGCACTCTCATCATAGAGACACAAACCGCAACTGCTCCATCACCATAGCGGAAGAACATGATCCTGCTCTGTCACCATAACAACGGGCCCCGCCCCTAGCTCTGGCACCACAGCGATAGCCTCCACCCTCAATCTGGCACCATGGCAGCAGACTCTGGCAATGGTTGGTGGAAGTGTGAAAGAAAATGACAAGCTGCTGGAAATAACCAGTCATTTCTTTATTTAATTCATAGAACAATTTGAGAAAAGGGATatgtcagcacattcttcaactgctctctgaactgagtctgggtcagtgcataaatcgcagtgtttgtgcagcaactcaggagctgcagcatgaagctcaATTGTATCAGATAAACGGGTACTGATGGAACCATAGGCTCCGAATCCTGTATTCTTTGCCACATCGTATGCACCATTAACACAGCCCATAAGagtatgaaattggccgagataatGAGCAGcaaaattatggatttccttcgattctccagctctgggtctctgcgacactCCCTTCTGCTGtgggctcggagtctcctgcgacATCTGCTGCTCACAAAAATGTGTCGGATGGtgaaagcattgagcagcagaatcaccacaaatgggacacaaggggttagaatgtgatggaggaactcgattgttgccCAGACATGAGAGAAATAAACATACCTATTTGCATAACAAAACCAGGGTCTGTTCGCCTTCGAGTACCAACCTgtcaacataaaataccagaaaatgttctttaagcaGCTCAGCACATTCacagttcccagaaccacagccgccgttttctcggtgcaatatttacttttcagcttctggcagcaaatggccacaaatcgatcaaaggtgaaggtgaccgtaaaccaaacagaacagtctgtagctgcATGAAGCAGGACAGCATGGATATTACACATGCGTACGGCCAACAGGAATTGAAACTGTTttggataaacaatgggaatgtgcctcaaaagaaggtcgaggataatgacaagtagatccgccactgccatggccactaagtagcgagtgacacatttggagagaccgcacttaccccgatacaggatcacaatcgtcatcaagttaactgtgaggaagtgaaacaaacagagaaattatacatcaggctgggagcaaagttaacatttttgaCTGAATACATATCGAGAGTTACAGATGTGTTCCTGTGCCCAATGGTGCATTTAAATgggtatacgtaaaaaaaaaactgaatggtTCCTATTGGCTGGAAGGCGGAAGAGATTAAACTGGAAAGGGGTTATGCTgaactgaaattgctgaactcagtattGATCAAAATCCTGCAATCCCTCCTTTCCCATGCCGAGTTTAAAAACAGCCCAAGTTCCAGCGAATTTCACTGATCTAAAACAGAttttcctgtttctttctccacagatgctgccagccctgtcgagtcgtttcagcattttctgttattattccaGATTTGTGGCTTCTGCAGCAATCTTGTAcataaagttaaatgttggactgactgagagattccctcaactGTGACAGGCAGCATATAATTCACTTATTCCAAAACAATAATTGGACATGAGTCCACTAAAAAAAATCAACGAAACAATTAATTTGAATTGTCGCTAAATTAACTGTAAACTGGGGAGTAAAAATAACAGTTGAAAGGAGTTTGGTATGACATTTGATCATCAGTGACCACAATCAGTGGTGGACCTTCTTTAGTTCCTGTGACAGAGCTTTCTGTTGGAGATAGGGTTTAAATGAAATAATCCTGCTTTGTTTGGGAAATGTAGAGTAAATATATGGATTGAATGTGGAATCAGGAACGGATTAATGGGAAATAAAATAGCAGTACTAAATTAAACATAAAcacgatcgatgctgggacccctgCTGCTTGTACTGCACATTAAtgttttagatgtgaatataggatgtatgaACAATAATTTCAAagatgacacgaatattggtggtgtcataaataatgaggaggaaagccttagattgcaggacgatataaatgggctggtaagatgggcagagcagtggaaaatggaatttaatcctgagaagtgtgaggtgatgcaacttGGGGGAACAAAAAagacaatggaatatacaatgggtggtaggaccctagggagtacagagggtcagggggaccttggtgtacttgtccaaagatcactgaaggcagcagcatcggtagata
This genomic interval from Heterodontus francisci isolate sHetFra1 chromosome 21, sHetFra1.hap1, whole genome shotgun sequence contains the following:
- the LOC137381096 gene encoding C-X-C chemokine receptor type 5-like produces the protein MAVADLLVIILDLLLRHIPIVYPKQFQFLLAVRMCNIHAVLLHAATDCSVWFTVTFTFDRFVAICCQKLKSKYCTEKTAAVVLGTVNVLSCLKNIFWYFMLTGWYSKANRPWFCYANRYVYFSHVWATIEFLHHILTPCVPFVVILLLNAFTIRHIFVSSRCRRRLRAHSRRECRRDPELENRRKSIILLLIISANFILLWAVLMVHTMWQRIQDSEPMVPSVPVYLIQLSFMLQLLSCCTNTAIYALTQTQFREQLKNVLTYPFSQIVL